Below is a window of Homo sapiens chromosome 15 genomic patch of type FIX, GRCh38.p14 PATCHES HG2198_PATCH DNA.
CCCATTCAACCTGCTGAGCAGGCTGGGCAGAAAGGAGCAGGACTTGGGACAGACGACTGAAGATGCAGAGACCCCATGGGCCCCACCCCTGGGCCTTCCTCCCATGTGGCTGCAGGCCATCCTCTCTGATCACTGCTGGGTTGCTTCCTGGTTAAAGGGCCAGAAGGTGAAGGAGATGGGCTTTTCAGGCATCAGAATGAGGTTGAATGTGGTGCCCACATCGCTGAGGTGTTGGATTTCAACTCTGAAGTTCTCCAGCATCTGAGAAAGGCAGATGGTAGGTttaggggagggcaggggaggatcTGTCTCCCTAGCCAGGCCAATTCACCCATAGGCAGTGCCTGTGGAGTGTGATTTGAGGAGTTCCAAGGAGTTCACCACCAGCTCCTGGTGTAACCCTGCACAGTGCCTGATAATGCACCCTTAGTGCTGCATTTCCTTGATTTAGGCCTAGACCTTAACTTGTCTACAAACCTCAGTCCTATCCCATCCCATCACCACCATGGGGAATGGATGGCCAGGGGCATCAGTGGGTGATGAGTGGTTGAGCCCGAAAGAGGGGGCAGCAGAGAACTGTGGGAGAGAGCGAGAGCAAGTAACTGGAGGTAGATGCGCCCCAGCACTGACATCCTTGGGCTCTGGACAGAGATAGGAGGAGGAAGATTGGTGCCTTCATTAGGGCCAGGGCCAGCCCAGGGTGCCTAGATGTCCCCAGCTTGACTCACATTGATGAGGAAGATGGTCATCTCTAGCTCAGCGATCCGCCGTCCCAGACACTGCCGCACACCCCAGCCAAAGCCCAAGTTCCGGAAGTAGGTGATGTTCTTGTCTTTGCTCAGCCATCGGGTTGGGTCAAAATTTTCCGGGTCGAAGAAGAAGGTGGGCTCTCGGCCCAGAGCATAGATGGCCACTTGCACCAGTGTCTGGGGCAAGGTGATCAGAGGCCTGAGTAAGCCCCACTTCCCCACAGCCCTGAGCACAAAACCCCCTTCCCTAGTCCCCTGCCCTCTCACCACCACTCCCACTCCCCAGCATGGCTGCCCAGCTCTCCAGGGCAGGACATTCTGCCCACTGTGCAGCCTTGAACAAGGCCCCGCCCCTCTGTAATCCTTACCCACCAAATGGGGATGGCTGAAGACCCAAGGCCAGGATGATTGTCCCACCCTTTCCTCAGACCCAGGCAAATCATGAAGTCTCCCTCCTAACCCTGGGTTCCAATAACATCCTAGAGGTCACCGCCCACCATGCCCACCACCTCTGCCCTTCATTCAGACTTAGACTGCTGCCATCAAGGGCCCCACCAGGGCCCCAGTGCCACCCTCTGTCTGCAATTCCAGCCTGCCCCAGCCCTCTCTGACTGGCAGAGCCTGCAGCCTGCTGGCTGCACCTACCTTGGCAGGAATCATGTAATCTCGAAGAACCAAGTCATTTACAAGATATCTCTGCAGGGTCACGGAGATGGGGTGAAGTCTGCGGGAGGAGGGCACTCAGAAGCTGATGGCCCCAAAGGCTGGACACAGCCGCCGGAGCCCCACACCCTGTGTGGCATCTCAGCCCTAGCTGCAGCAGCCTGGGGGGACCTGGGGGTAGGGCCCTGgctctatttctttctcctccaGACTTTTCACTTCCTGCTTCCAACCTCCTCCACCAGCCCATCCTCGTAACCCTTTCCCCGGGCActtccctggccctgcccagggaTTGGAGTTGGGGGCGGCATGGGTGGTTGTGGGCTTGCCTTAGTGTCTCCTTGATGCTGGCTTTGAGGAGGGGGACCAGCTGTAGCATCGTGGCCATGTCTCCCTGGGCCTGGTGCCGCGCAGCCAAGACCTCTGCCCGCAGCATATCCTGCACCTTCAGGTTGCGTGCCATCTCATACAAGTGCCACTGCAGGGTCATGGACGTCTGGTGGGGAGTAGGGTATACAGAAGACCAGGAGGGCCTGTCACTCCGGGGCCCCTTGAGGTCCTTGACCCCATGGTAAATTTTCATTTCCAAGAACCTCTTTCTCCCCGAACCCCATCCCAGTCTCCAAGACCATCCTCTGCAAGAGCAAAACACATTCCATTGTCTAAAAGGCAAATGTCCAAGAAGCCTTTCTTGCCGGCCAGGCAGGAACATTCAGGGCAGCACTTGTCCCTGCCCTCGTCCCTCATGTCACCAAAAACCCACCCATGTCCACAGTGAGTAGAGTGTCAGCTACACAGCCAATGCCTTCTTCCAAAGAATTCCAGAGGCCCTTAGAGGCCAAATCCTTCTGTAATGATTGCACTCCAGAATGACTGCCATTCCTTTTGAAATGCCTTGTTAAACAACCACCCCTCTTTCCAGTAGAACTTCCTAAAACCTTAGGCTTCACCTATAGCAACATGGCTTCAAGTAAGGCTCAAAGAAGCTGAAACCAGACCAGCCGGATGTTTCCTATCAGTGTTGCAATTAGGGTGTGGTGTGTGTTGAAATTAATCAGCTAATCTCAACGTAAGCCAGAGGCTGTGACCACTAGCCCTTCGCCAGAGATCTGAGTGACCCTCATCAAACCCCACAGTCCCAGATTCCTCAATGATGACAAACCAGGCCCGTTTGGGACTCCAGCCTGGAGCAGCCCTCCCTCCTGGGGACTAGGACAT
It encodes the following:
- the CYP11A1 gene encoding cholesterol side-chain cleavage enzyme, mitochondrial isoform b (isoform b is encoded by transcript variant 2) yields the protein MAPEATKNFLPLLDAVSRDFVSVLHRRIKKAGSGNYSGDISDDLFRFAFESITNVIFGERQGMLEEVVNPEAQRFIDAIYQMFHTSVPMLNLPPDLFRLFRTKTWKDHVAAWDVIFSKADIYTQNFYWELRQKGSVHHDYRGILYRLLGDSKMSFEDIKANVTEMLAGGVDTTSMTLQWHLYEMARNLKVQDMLRAEVLAARHQAQGDMATMLQLVPLLKASIKETLRLHPISVTLQRYLVNDLVLRDYMIPAKTLVQVAIYALGREPTFFFDPENFDPTRWLSKDKNITYFRNLGFGWGVRQCLGRRIAELEMTIFLINMLENFRVEIQHLSDVGTTFNLILMPEKPISFTFWPFNQEATQQ